The sequence AGTGATGCTTGAAGGTTAgaaatcagcaacaaaatacacatttctcTGTTCCGTACACatattcataaacacaaaaatcacctgaaggcatttttttttttttacacaaaatgcagtttCGAAATTAACCTGCACACCTCATATAATCCATGGACAACAGGGATGGCAGTCAGAAGCAATGGTATCAACCACAAGAAGATGCTTCAACTCAGGAGATTGTTTTTGCTCCATTTGGTCTGACCATGTACACTGACCTGTCAGATCACTGTCATGCTCATCACTTTATGAAAAGTCACCACTGCGCCTCTGTTAAAGAGTAGCCCAGCATcttcagactaaaaaaaaaaaaaaaaaaagccacatggCCTCATACAAACCCACAGACAGTAAAAGCCTGAGGGCAGAAACCTTGTATACCAACAGACCCTGAGCTGACAGAGCCACTGAAAAGTAGGGCATTTCTTCCACTCATTTACATCTCGAAGGCATACACATGACACAACATGCAGAATGCAAGTGTATAATGGATTTGCTGCTGTCCAGTAAGGGTTTATGTCTCGCATTATCTTCATTGATTGCTCTTAGAGAGACAGATCCATCAGTCCGCTGACACATTCTGCCTTTTAATCACCTAAACAGGACCTCAGCATGAGCAGGCACTCCATTAGAGTTCGCCTCATCTATTAAAGAAGAGAAGGAGTGTGGTGGTGGGTCGGTAGTCACAAACTGACAAGGacttttgtcttcttttgttGAATTAGTATAAACAGTTAACGCATAGGGGCTGATAGAGAATGCatatgtgagaaaaaaaaacgtatttgttCAGAGAAAAAACTGCAATGCAAAGACAAAGCAGATTTAATGTCCATCTTCTAGGTAACATAGGGGGCCCTCAGggtttttcttgctttcatgAAATTCTGTGAACAGCTTTGAGCAGTGACCTTCGGCGTGCACTGGACTGGTCCGCAGCCGAGTGACAAGCAGACAGAACCGGGGCTTTGCTCTcgaaaagaaagagcaaaactCACGCTTTATAGGCCCTTCTCTGATCGAACCCTCACCTTCCACACATGTGGTcatgtgtggggaaaaaaatcccattcTGGACACAGGAGTAAGTCAAAATGAGCTGTAGACCAAGGGGTGCCCAAGTCCAGTCCCTGAAATCTACCGATATCCTGCAACTGTAAGATGCCTTCCTTCTCCTACACACCTGAATCAAGCGACTCATCAACAGCTTTTAGTACCGGAGAACCCAGCTGAAAGGGCCGGAATAATTTGATTGAGGCGCGTAGAAGCAGGAGTGaatctaaaagctgcagataAAAGATCTTGAGGGCTGGATTGCTTTGTGCTACTTGAATATTGATTAAACAAGCAAGATGATGTCAATATTTTCAAAGGTCTTAAAAGGCGTGACACGTTCTGAACCGCAAATTGCATTACTGATGGAATCcgtttagcttattttatcacatttctgCCTCAACGAACAACCTGACTTCACTAACAAACTCAAGCCCCTACATCGTAGTCCCCAATGTACTATCGGGTTTTCTTATGAAACTGATACAGTGGATGACCTTTCAGCAAGAACAGCATAGTCACCTCTACATGTATCTAACACACACGTGCTTAAAGAACACCACCGAAGCCAATTTGGGTTTCAAAATAGGGGTATTTACAACAGTGTTTGGAATGTGACGTCCTGCTTACAGTCATGTAAATAAAGATCACTAGTATGTAATAACAACCACCTGCTCAAACACTAGAGGAGGTGATAGACAGCCTTAACAATGCACTGAAAGTACAACATGTCGACATCGTCAGGGACTTGCTTTCACTATCGGCTTTTATTGAAATCCTTCCACGTCCTGGTTCAGCTCAGGCTCAGGCTAATAACACTCTAGTTATCGGAGACCGGTTGGAGAGCCGGAGGGGGATCATCATGGGATATTATCTTATTGGCTAAGTGAATAAATATGAAGAGATGTCCTGATGGTGTGTGGATGTGCACACTATATGGAAAGAGGTCAAATGGACAGGATTATcatgcaagagaaaaaaatatggaaatatttttggctcctaattaatctaaaattcaATTTGCATTAACTACATCCTTTGCTGATGGAAGTCCGACATGCAGCCAAGAACTCGGTAAGCTTTGAACTGTTCAGCCATTTGCAGTTGGAAACAAGGCTACAGCTTATTTTAGCTCGAATAAGAACCACACCAGAGAAATAAGCAGGGCTATAAAGAGAGGGAGAAGCTCGCAAACAAGATGACAGACATGAAACGGCATCGGTCTGTGCTAGAGGGCTCCTGAAAATGCAACACTTATGGCATTTTCAGCATGAGGGAGGTAGAAATTCGGAGcttcacacacacgcagagtTTATTAACCTCACgtgtggaaaaatatttgcattgcaatgctctctctctctattaTTGCAGAAGGGAAGGTATCAAAACCTGTTCTGGCAGTTAGTGCCGTTCTGTGATTTTTGCCTGAAACTTATTTTCAGTACACAATGGACAAATCACTTGATATTTTGGCACGCAATCTCTAAAGGATTGTATTGGGAGTGTTTCTGAtggatcaaaataaaactcagcacAATGGccaagtgaaagaaaaaatatatttgattttcttttcaaataaaaatgtaaaaagtgtcACGTGCGTTACTATTCAGTCCTTTGGGGCATGTCTCTACCTGTAAACCATTCTGAcgtgaatatgctttgattcGACTCATTCCAGTAGCTTTGGATTATGTtgagcagtggtggagaaagtactcaaaaaatttacttaagtaaaagtacaaatacacagacaaaaatgtacttaagtaaaagtcaaagtaccacattaacattttacttaagtaaaagtaaaaaagtcctggcttttaaaaatacttaagtattaaaagtacttgctgaatgcattgcctaatcactaatatcattaagtgtaccaatcgtatttaattttagtacatcagaaatgtgccattttaatgaacaatgccacagataaagcatgtttttattgagtttactctgtaacatagtttagacttagatatatgattctatgcatcataatttcagggatggaaacatctcgtctcctgtcctaacataacatgaacttcactttttttgccacacatttgttttgaaagaaatccaactggcagaggaggacatggaaccaaggagcctcgtagcagagttgtagtctagaccaccgaacccaagaccaaatcaaaaccagcaccccatgctgcatgacaataaaatttagtgcacctatcaaaattgcttctcaaattgatctgaaagattcactttcccataaaaacacctagatattaaatacttagagctgaaataaatttaaccagtgacaattcaaactcttcttcattctgttttgctttcatctctgtgccacaatacatagaggtctcctgccatccctaaaaaaataacaccctgggcggttgcccatattgccaatgtcagaaataataattgtctgcaccattaaacatagcaattaacaacgctcaactatgaacactgtccaaggcccaataagcaagaagtaaccaagcaggaggagcaccgtgactgttctcatcctccctcctgctgcaacgtctgccaccatgacaggtgacgaaaacaaagagcaatgagcatgctctgtgttcctacgttcttgttttatttattcgccaattaaatataaaataaaatagctactgcagtgtacgcagagcattacaagaacaaagaacggctctcagtgaggcttcagcactATATGACTTGGTCAAGATctgtccagaagaatcggatcgtccatgaatgtcatattactatattgcactttggtcacagcgttgtcccatatctgcaacacctcagtcaacacctccacacagtaattcagtgcatgagtgacaactttttttcatcgcagatgcaacatgtgtctcagtacagctagctttgctagcatcacgtccacggagcttacctttctttaagctttccttccaagtgacgctaaaagttggacgaagtcccaccgtctgtgaaagcgaagcgcttctgattttacatgtcgccatatcttatgatttatgcagcactattatattactgacgctcagaggaaaccactgcgcatgtctggagctccgcgtgtgagtaaaggtggaggcgatgggtgacaacagacactaagtcacgttattgctcggattttacggcgccaccttaaatccctgaacttcacattttaacggaaaaaaagagcaacgcgacttggatgtaacgagtaacgagacagttttgtagaaatgtagtgaagtagaaagtacagatacttactgtaaaatgtagtggagtaaaagtagaaagtatccattattaaatctacttaagtaaagtacagatacacgaaaattgtacttaagtacagtaacgaagtacttgtacttcgttacttcccaccactgatgtTGAGTCATTGTTCAACTGGAAGGTGAACTGGAGTCTCATCTGTTTTGCAGCCTTTGACGGCTTGTCTTCCAGGATTTGCCATGTTTTCGGCAACATCCGTCttccaataaaaaatattaccaCAGCTTCACGTGTCTACAGAAGAAAAGCCTCCCCACAGACTTCAGTGATATAGTTAGTGTTAGTTCTTCTCTACATTATTATGGCTAACTATTAATCCCTTAAATGGCTCCTGTGCTCCTAGGcttttgtgatgctttttactagttcgtgttttttttttttttaaacctgtgaAGCTTTTGAAGAAAACCTTCACTGAGTAAACAGGTGATTTCTAAAGGCAACGGGTTTGCACTGGTTCACATTTCACAGTATCAAacgcaacattttcttttcaattcaCCATTAAGCTCTAATTCATGTTCCTCcgtcacataaaaccccaataacTCAAGGTGTGTGTACCCTGCTCCACCCTGTTCTTTTTATAATCTCTCAGTGGTGTAATCTCTTTGTGGATTAAACCATTGATAGATGGAGTGATCCAcgcatatataaatatatgccTGACTTGAAGTGACAGACGTATTGTGTGCGAACATGTGCGTTTGTGCAGACCCTTGGCATTAGGGAGGGGGTTGTGAGCCAGAAGAGGCGATTGGCTGGCGAGGAGAGTCACAGCATCAGCACATCCTTTAACCCAGTGCCCTTCTTTCCATCTTCTCAACACCCCCACATGGCAGCACAGTGTATGTGGCAAACAGGAGAGTTTATTGGGAGGGGGATTTGCTGCTCTTCGGACTCCCCCCCNNNNNNNNNNNNNNNNNNNNNNNNNNNNNNNNNNNNNNNNNNNNNNNNNNNNNNNNNNNNNNNNNNNNNNNNNNNNNNNNNNNNNNNNNNNNNNNNNNNNNNNNNNNNNNNNNNNNNNNNNNNNNNNNNNNNNNNNNNNNNNNNNNNNNNNNNNNNNNNNNNNNNNNNNNNNNNNNNNNNNNNNNNNNNNNNNNNNNNNNNNNNNNNNNNNNNNNNNNNNNNNNNNNNNNNNNNNNNNNNNNNNNNNNNNNNNNNNNNNNNNNNNNNNNNNNNNNNNNNNNNNNNNNNNNNNNNNNNNNNNNNNNNNNNNNNNNNNNNNNNNNNNNNNNNNNNNNNNNNNTTGCTTTAAAGGATATTTGATGAAAGGGCTGTTATTCGGGTCATTTACGAGAAATTATACGGTCTATGTAAATGGATGCACACAGTATTCCTTTTTCACAGCTGCAAGCTTCCGTGGAGGtgagaggggaggggaggggggcgACCGGTGCGTAAATGGACAACCATGcggtttctctgctgctgcttttcctccCCGGCCCTGAGAAATCAGCCATGCATCCTGTCATTGAGCAAAATAAAGCTCCGagagttttatttgaacaaataaaactctCGGAGCTACAAAAGGCATTTGCCAGGGTACTGAGGTTTTATGTCCGAAAACCTCAGTATCTATGACGGAAGGAAAACGACAAAGTCAAGCCCCTTGGATGTGAAAAGTTGATGTGTCATATTGTTGTGATTTTGAGTTTCCGAGTGAAAAACAGATGACGTGCAGCTCTGATtgaatgacacaaaaaatgacacaaaaaaaaaaccacgcATAAAGTAACCTGCATTATTTATGTCTGTCTCCTTGTGCATTTGAaggccccccccccccactgaCAGAGGGTGACCCGTCCTTTACTCACCTCACAGTCATACAACTTGCTGAGCTCGTCGATGATCCATTCCTCCAGCACGAGTCTCTTCCGCAGCTCCTTCCTGTCGTACTTGACCGTCACTTTCCCCTGCTTCTTCTGCACCGGGTCCTCACCGTTGATGGGGCCGGAGCTCACGCAGCCCACACCGGGGGGCGCACCTTGGAAGAAGACGCGGCCGCCTGCGGTGGGCAGAGGGGCACTGGTTTCGGTGCTGGCGGCCGACATAGCGGGATGAGAGGGCTTGTTGCTTGGATATATGTGTTAATGAAGTGGATAGGAAGtggggagggagagaaagacTGCGGAGCTGCACGGCAGACAGGAGAATgtgcagcagcttttaaacaGTTGCTATTTAAAGCGCAGCGCCGTGGAAAGCCGAGAGGGCGGAGCGAGCGCTGCAAGAAATGCTGGATGGCAGACGCTGGGTTtgaggtgaaataaaaaaataataatgactccaaataaaaaaataaatagtggAATATGGAGACGACAATGGGACAGAAACGCAAAGGAGTTTGATTAACCACAGGGACGTCGTATTGGCAGGTGTCCGTGTTTAAAAACGaacatattcaaaaataaataaataattaacagacataaatcattttttgcagtgaatctgtcGATTTCCCTCAATGGTTTTTATTAGCGCGCCAGCGTTGAAGACAGTTGCGCCATCAAGAGGGGGTAAGGAGAACAATTTGCTTCCCATTTCAGACGATCCCTTTATTTACTGGTGCATATATCAACGAACACCGACAAGTTGATTTATTCCAACAATTTAGTTCAAAATCTGAAACTCGGATCTGTTACACAAAGTGATCTATAATACAATTTTTTAGCTTGCAGCTCATAAAAACTCGAAAGCATAATACAATTCAAGACATTCTATTTTATATGTTGCCGCCCCAGAGACTATTAGTgccaaaataaattgttaaagtGTTCTTGTTTGTAGCTACAAACAAAATCTCAGTGTCCTTATTAACATTCTTCTCAGAAAAACTTGGCTAAAGAATTTTTGCGCCATCTATTGTCTGAATTGATCCATAACGCTATGATAGATCAGGTTTTATTACTGTTTGAATTGTTCGTCACTGAGAGATCTTTCATTAAGTTTTCCTCAATTAAATCAAATCTCCTGGCTCGAAATAGATACACTCCTCATTTTTGGAACCGAAC is a genomic window of Poecilia reticulata strain Guanapo linkage group LG21, Guppy_female_1.0+MT, whole genome shotgun sequence containing:
- the ppp1r14c gene encoding protein phosphatase 1 regulatory subunit 14C codes for the protein MSAASTETSAPLPTAGGRVFFQGAPPGVGCVSSGPINGEDPVQKKQGKVTVKYDRKELRKRLVLEEWIIDELSKLYDCEEDEMPEVEIDIDDLLEVNSDDERASKLQESLTDCYKPTENFVSELLCRIRGMRKLSAPTKKGL